A stretch of the Vagococcus xieshaowenii genome encodes the following:
- the yfmH gene encoding EF-P 5-aminopentanol modification-associated protein YfmH, with amino-acid sequence MEKKVYELINETLYTETLPNGLKVTLLPKEGFHKTYALFTTDYGSIDEEFKPIGQDEFVKVPDGIAHFLEHKMFEKEDGDVFQLFGKQGASANAFTSFTKTSYLFSSTDQVEKNLTTLLDFVQAPYFTEETVEKEKGIIGQEIQMYDDDPNWRTFFGLLQAMYPKHPLHIDIAGTIDSIAEITAEDLYLCYHTFYHPSNMNLFVVGKMDPEAIMTLIRDNQASKAFEAMPPIERKFPVETSEDIVKESTIYLDVTRPKAYVGIKGMEELPTNGYELLRKRTATSLLFQLLIGTTSDNYLTMYNEELVDDSFGFEFNMDRGFYFADFGGDTDQPEALVTRLKEILLTAQDSPELTEERLTLLKKRLMGNYLQSLNSLEYIANQFSKDSFGEATLFDMMNVINSITLKDIYDVVESFIKEDTMVTLYVYPKNKES; translated from the coding sequence ATGGAGAAAAAAGTCTATGAATTAATTAATGAAACCCTTTATACAGAAACACTTCCTAATGGTTTGAAAGTGACGTTATTACCAAAAGAGGGATTTCATAAAACTTATGCCCTATTTACTACTGATTATGGATCAATTGATGAAGAGTTCAAGCCAATCGGGCAAGACGAGTTTGTGAAAGTACCAGATGGGATTGCGCATTTCTTAGAACATAAGATGTTTGAAAAAGAAGATGGAGATGTTTTTCAGTTATTTGGAAAGCAAGGGGCATCGGCTAATGCTTTTACAAGTTTTACTAAAACAAGCTATTTATTCTCAAGTACGGATCAAGTAGAGAAAAATTTAACGACCTTATTAGATTTTGTTCAAGCGCCTTACTTTACTGAAGAGACAGTGGAAAAGGAAAAAGGTATTATCGGACAAGAAATTCAAATGTACGATGATGACCCAAATTGGCGTACGTTTTTTGGCCTTCTTCAAGCGATGTATCCAAAACATCCACTACATATTGATATTGCTGGGACCATTGATAGTATTGCCGAGATTACGGCAGAAGACTTATATTTGTGTTATCATACATTTTATCATCCAAGTAATATGAACCTCTTTGTAGTAGGGAAAATGGATCCAGAAGCTATTATGACGCTTATTAGAGATAATCAAGCAAGTAAAGCATTTGAAGCCATGCCTCCAATTGAACGCAAATTCCCGGTTGAAACATCTGAGGATATCGTTAAAGAATCAACAATCTATCTAGATGTTACACGCCCAAAAGCTTACGTAGGAATTAAAGGAATGGAAGAATTACCTACTAATGGATATGAGTTATTACGTAAACGAACAGCGACTTCGTTGTTATTCCAATTGTTAATAGGGACAACCTCTGATAACTACTTGACTATGTACAATGAAGAATTAGTCGACGATAGTTTTGGCTTTGAATTCAATATGGATCGAGGGTTTTACTTTGCTGATTTTGGTGGAGATACTGATCAACCAGAAGCATTAGTGACGAGATTAAAAGAGATATTATTAACAGCTCAGGATAGTCCTGAATTAACAGAAGAGCGTTTAACTTTATTGAAGAAACGCCTGATGGGAAATTATTTACAATCACTAAATTCATTAGAATACATTGCCAACCAATTTAGTAAAGATAGTTTTGGTGAGGCAACGTTGTTTGATATGATGAATGTGATCAATTCTATTACACTAAAAGATATTTATGATGTAGTAGAATCGTTCATTAAAGAAGATACCATGGTCACACTTTACGTTTATCCTAAAAATAAGGAGTCGTAA
- the ymfI gene encoding elongation factor P 5-aminopentanone reductase — protein MAKHALILGSSGDIGAACATTLAAEGWSLYLHYFRNEDKIKKIQLQLKATYPKQDFYLIQADLSEEDASDNIMNAVFNVDGIVVANGQTVYELLTETTPEQMDYLWRTMLKLPIEICQQLQDKLSRQQAGRIVFIGSVYGIQGSSMEVMYSTIKGGQHAFVKAYAQEVASLGITVNAVAPGAVATQMNTDWTEEEITELLTEIPLNRMATPQEIGEAVTFLMSNSAGYITGTVLPVTGGWKV, from the coding sequence ATGGCAAAACATGCGTTAATACTGGGATCAAGTGGTGATATAGGAGCTGCTTGTGCCACAACCTTAGCAGCAGAAGGTTGGTCCTTATATTTACATTATTTTCGTAACGAAGATAAAATAAAAAAAATTCAATTACAATTAAAAGCTACTTATCCAAAACAAGATTTTTATTTAATACAGGCAGATTTGAGTGAAGAAGATGCCAGTGATAACATTATGAACGCAGTCTTTAATGTGGACGGTATTGTCGTCGCAAATGGGCAAACCGTTTATGAATTATTAACAGAAACCACCCCTGAACAGATGGACTACTTGTGGAGAACTATGTTAAAACTTCCTATTGAAATTTGTCAGCAATTACAAGATAAATTAAGTCGTCAACAAGCGGGGCGTATTGTATTTATAGGGTCGGTTTATGGCATTCAAGGAAGTTCGATGGAAGTGATGTATAGCACCATAAAAGGCGGACAACACGCCTTTGTAAAAGCCTATGCCCAAGAAGTTGCGAGTTTAGGCATAACAGTGAATGCAGTGGCACCTGGTGCAGTAGCCACACAGATGAATACGGATTGGACGGAAGAAGAAATAACAGAATTATTGACAGAGATTCCGTTAAATCGTATGGCAACACCTCAAGAAATAGGAGAAGCTGTAACATTTTTAATGAGTAACTCAGCTGGTTATATAACAGGTACAGTGCTACCTGTTACTGGGGGCTGGAAAGTATAA
- a CDS encoding helix-turn-helix domain-containing protein: METIGERLRKARLSKGITIEDLQKITKVQARYLSAVEDNQFELLPGTYYARNFIRQYAQAVGLDGDELVEVYDGGGVSKSTAVIENQRSRTELNRKKHRTSNISKDKWPMLLLSLASLLIIATVFWLTLREAKPKQVIQTNNSDVLVEGSFEESSDKKETSESKEKEKETSESKEKEEKQSTVEVGEEAGRELAIKVASHKDPAEIMVKSTGGRCWIGINGNGQSLYNGTVEANQTVETTLTEGMENAVITLGAANAVEVFVNGEKVDFNKSGSNLDMRNLNLSLTYDKKTEE, encoded by the coding sequence GTGGAGACAATTGGAGAAAGACTTAGAAAAGCAAGGTTATCAAAAGGAATTACCATCGAAGATTTACAAAAAATAACAAAAGTTCAAGCAAGGTATTTATCAGCAGTTGAAGATAACCAATTTGAATTGCTGCCAGGGACATATTATGCGCGTAATTTTATTCGTCAGTATGCCCAAGCTGTTGGTTTAGATGGAGATGAATTAGTAGAAGTTTATGACGGTGGTGGAGTGTCTAAAAGCACTGCAGTAATAGAAAACCAACGTTCAAGAACAGAATTAAACCGTAAAAAACATCGAACAAGTAATATTAGCAAAGATAAATGGCCAATGCTTTTATTAAGTTTGGCATCATTATTAATTATTGCGACTGTTTTCTGGCTAACGTTAAGAGAAGCAAAGCCTAAACAAGTCATTCAAACAAATAATAGTGACGTCTTAGTTGAAGGAAGCTTTGAAGAATCTTCTGACAAAAAAGAAACAAGTGAGTCAAAAGAAAAGGAAAAAGAGACAAGTGAGTCAAAAGAAAAAGAAGAGAAACAATCAACTGTTGAAGTTGGCGAAGAAGCGGGAAGAGAGTTGGCTATCAAAGTAGCATCGCACAAAGACCCTGCTGAAATAATGGTGAAAAGTACAGGAGGTCGTTGTTGGATTGGCATCAATGGTAATGGTCAAAGCCTGTACAACGGTACCGTAGAAGCCAATCAAACAGTCGAAACAACTTTAACAGAAGGTATGGAAAATGCTGTGATTACTCTAGGTGCAGCAAATGCAGTAGAAGTTTTTGTTAATGGTGAGAAAGTAGATTTTAATAAGTCGGGTTCTAACTTAGATATGAGAAACTTGAATTTATCATTGACGTATGACAAGAAGACAGAAGAGTAA
- the pgsA gene encoding CDP-diacylglycerol--glycerol-3-phosphate 3-phosphatidyltransferase, with amino-acid sequence MNLPNKLTVLRIIMIPIFIVIAGAPMDWGSFTMGGTVVAWTQFVAMIIFAIASLTDWLDGKIARSQGLVTNFGKFADPLADKMLVMTAFIMLVAQGKAPAWIVAIIVCRELAVTGLRLLLVEDGEVMAAAWPGKVKTATQMLAIIFLLINNVPFEGIGIPVATILLYACLVFTIYSGVDYFVKNSHVFKGSM; translated from the coding sequence ATTAATTTACCAAATAAATTAACCGTATTGAGAATTATTATGATTCCAATTTTTATTGTGATTGCAGGAGCTCCAATGGATTGGGGAAGTTTTACAATGGGTGGTACAGTTGTAGCGTGGACACAATTTGTTGCAATGATTATTTTTGCCATTGCAAGTCTTACTGATTGGCTAGATGGGAAAATTGCTCGTTCTCAAGGTTTAGTCACGAACTTTGGGAAGTTTGCGGATCCTTTGGCGGATAAAATGTTGGTCATGACAGCATTTATTATGTTAGTCGCACAAGGAAAGGCGCCAGCATGGATTGTTGCAATCATTGTTTGTCGAGAATTAGCTGTAACAGGTTTACGTCTATTATTAGTTGAAGATGGGGAAGTAATGGCAGCTGCTTGGCCTGGTAAAGTAAAAACAGCTACGCAAATGTTAGCTATTATCTTTTTATTAATTAACAATGTGCCATTTGAAGGAATTGGCATACCTGTAGCAACGATATTATTATATGCATGTTTAGTTTTTACGATTTATTCAGGAGTAGATTACTTCGTAAAAAATTCCCATGTGTTTAAAGGTTCAATGTAG
- a CDS encoding betaine/proline/choline family ABC transporter ATP-binding protein (Members of the family are the ATP-binding subunit of ABC transporters for substrates such as betaine, L-proline or other amino acids, choline, carnitine, etc. The substrate specificity is best determined from the substrate-binding subunit, rather than this subunit, as it interacts with the permease subunit and not with substrate directly.) produces the protein MIEFNNVSKVFKGGKVAVDHVNLTINKGEFVCFIGTSGSGKTTTMRMINRMIEQTEGEILINGENIKSKDPVQLRRKIGYVIQNVGLMPHMTIRENIVMVPKLLKWPEEERNRIAEKMIDLVNLPREMLERYPGQLSGGQQQRIGVVRALAADQDIILMDEPFGALDPITRETLQDLVKELQEKMGKTVVFVTHDMDEALNLANRIMIMDNGKVVQYDTPDEILRNPANEFVENLIGEDRLIQAKQDDATVEQIMLGTAITITPEKTLTEAIGLMREKRVDTLLVVDNAAVLKGFIDLETLNRNRKTATSVGDIIETQVFFVRKNSKLRDTVRQILKRGLKYVPVVDENKKLVGIVTRATLVDIVYDVVWGSEGLLEQATESDNVVKEDN, from the coding sequence ATGATTGAATTTAACAATGTTTCTAAAGTGTTTAAAGGAGGAAAAGTCGCCGTTGATCATGTGAATTTAACTATAAATAAAGGTGAATTTGTTTGTTTTATTGGGACAAGTGGAAGTGGTAAAACAACGACAATGCGTATGATTAATCGAATGATTGAGCAAACTGAAGGTGAAATTTTAATCAATGGAGAAAACATAAAAAGTAAAGACCCTGTTCAATTACGACGAAAAATTGGATATGTTATTCAAAATGTTGGTTTAATGCCACATATGACGATTCGTGAAAATATTGTCATGGTACCAAAGTTGCTCAAATGGCCTGAAGAGGAGCGAAACAGAATTGCTGAAAAAATGATTGATTTAGTAAATTTACCTCGTGAAATGTTAGAAAGATATCCAGGACAATTATCTGGCGGACAACAACAAAGAATTGGAGTTGTCAGAGCTTTAGCAGCCGATCAAGATATTATTCTAATGGATGAACCTTTTGGAGCGTTGGATCCAATTACACGAGAAACGTTACAAGATTTGGTCAAAGAATTACAAGAAAAGATGGGGAAAACGGTCGTATTTGTGACACATGATATGGATGAAGCCTTGAATTTGGCTAACCGTATTATGATAATGGATAATGGGAAAGTTGTTCAGTACGATACTCCAGATGAAATATTAAGGAATCCAGCCAATGAATTTGTTGAGAACCTGATTGGTGAAGATAGACTAATTCAAGCTAAACAAGATGATGCAACAGTTGAACAAATCATGTTAGGTACAGCTATCACAATCACACCTGAAAAAACTTTAACCGAAGCAATTGGTTTAATGCGAGAAAAACGTGTTGACACCTTGTTAGTGGTAGACAATGCAGCTGTATTAAAAGGATTTATTGATCTTGAAACCCTTAATAGGAATCGTAAAACAGCGACAAGTGTCGGTGATATCATAGAAACACAGGTCTTCTTTGTTCGAAAAAACTCTAAGTTGCGTGATACTGTCCGACAAATTTTAAAACGAGGCTTAAAATATGTCCCTGTTGTAGACGAAAATAAAAAATTAGTTGGAATAGTGACAAGAGCAACGTTGGTAGATATTGTGTACGATGTTGTATGGGGATCTGAAGGATTACTTGAACAAGCCACGGAGTCTGATAACGTAGTGAAGGAGGATAATTGA
- a CDS encoding ABC transporter permease, whose product MESFLLNYGTELLVKTGEHLFISFISLLLGVIVAVPLGILLSRTKRIAGFIMGIASLLQTIPSLAFLALMVPFLGVGKLPAIVALFIYSLLPILRNTYIGMNNVNTDLVDAAKGMGMTSRQQILLVEIPNALPTIMAGVKLASVYVIAWATLASYIGAGGLGDFIFSGLNNYLPALIIGGTIPVTLLALITDYFFAKLEEKLTPVIENEVV is encoded by the coding sequence ATGGAAAGTTTTTTACTTAATTACGGGACAGAATTGTTAGTGAAAACAGGAGAACACTTATTTATTTCATTTATTTCATTATTACTAGGAGTTATTGTGGCGGTCCCACTAGGTATTCTATTATCAAGAACCAAAAGAATTGCTGGTTTTATAATGGGGATTGCAAGCCTTTTACAAACGATCCCTTCACTTGCTTTCCTGGCACTTATGGTTCCTTTTTTAGGAGTGGGAAAATTACCTGCCATTGTAGCGTTGTTTATTTATTCCTTATTACCTATCCTTCGTAACACATATATTGGAATGAACAATGTCAATACTGACTTGGTCGATGCTGCAAAAGGGATGGGGATGACTTCACGCCAGCAAATTCTTCTAGTAGAAATTCCCAATGCACTACCAACGATTATGGCAGGTGTTAAGTTAGCGTCTGTTTATGTGATTGCTTGGGCAACGCTAGCTTCCTATATTGGGGCTGGTGGGCTAGGTGATTTTATTTTTAGTGGTCTGAATAATTATTTACCTGCATTGATTATCGGCGGTACGATTCCAGTTACACTATTGGCCTTAATCACTGATTATTTTTTTGCTAAACTCGAAGAAAAACTAACACCTGTAATAGAAAATGAGGTGGTCTAA
- a CDS encoding osmoprotectant ABC transporter substrate-binding protein: MRPLKKAISVCILLGSLLIFSSCRLPGLSGGNDKNTLSIASLSTSESQVLAHIVKQMIEYHKEDVQVDLVNNLGTSTVVHQAMLRGDVSISAVRYTGTDLSGALQLPPEKNPKKALSIVQKEFKNRYNQKWYPSYGFANSYAFMVSQETAKKYKLKKISDLKKVAGNLTAGVDTSWLDRKGDGYKGFVDEYDFDFGKVYPMQIGLVYDAVNAGKMDVVLGYSTDGRIASYDLVVLEDDLQFFPPYDASIVVGFDLLEQVEGLDDILSALNGKIDTKTMQQLNFQVDDQLLEPETVAKKFLRENNYFGEKGSLTHE, translated from the coding sequence ATGAGGCCATTAAAAAAAGCCATAAGTGTATGCATCCTATTAGGAAGTCTTCTTATATTTAGTAGTTGTCGTTTACCTGGATTGTCAGGTGGAAACGATAAGAATACATTATCTATTGCAAGCCTATCTACATCAGAATCACAAGTTTTAGCTCACATTGTGAAACAAATGATTGAATATCATAAAGAGGACGTACAAGTTGACTTGGTAAATAACTTAGGAACTTCTACCGTCGTACATCAAGCAATGTTACGAGGTGACGTTTCAATATCTGCTGTACGTTATACAGGGACCGATTTGAGTGGTGCACTTCAGTTGCCGCCTGAAAAAAATCCTAAAAAAGCTTTATCTATCGTTCAAAAAGAATTTAAAAATCGTTACAATCAAAAATGGTATCCTTCTTATGGTTTTGCTAATAGTTATGCCTTTATGGTAAGTCAGGAAACCGCGAAAAAGTATAAATTGAAAAAAATTAGTGATTTAAAAAAAGTTGCGGGGAACTTAACAGCTGGAGTGGATACCTCTTGGCTAGACCGAAAAGGTGATGGTTATAAGGGATTTGTTGATGAATATGATTTTGATTTTGGAAAAGTATATCCAATGCAAATAGGATTAGTATATGATGCGGTGAATGCAGGAAAAATGGATGTGGTACTAGGTTACTCAACGGATGGAAGAATCGCAAGTTATGATTTAGTAGTACTAGAAGATGATTTGCAATTTTTCCCTCCTTACGATGCTTCAATTGTTGTTGGGTTTGATTTGCTTGAGCAAGTTGAAGGGCTAGATGACATATTAAGTGCATTGAATGGGAAAATCGATACTAAAACAATGCAACAACTTAATTTCCAAGTCGATGATCAATTACTCGAACCTGAGACAGTCGCCAAAAAATTTTTACGAGAAAATAATTACTTTGGTGAGAAAGGAAGTCTAACCCATGAATAA
- a CDS encoding ABC transporter permease, producing the protein MNNLNVLEQFLYYFSQNGSYILAQFWRHFLISLYGVVFAAIIGVPIGIILSHKKNLAKWVIGIANVIQTVPSLAMLSIIMLGLGLGVNTVIVTVFLYSLLPIISNTYTGMRQVDSNILDVGKGMGMTRLQLLIQVELPLSISVIMAGIRNALVVAIGITAIGSFVGAGGLGDIITRGTNATNGTAIILVGALPTAFMAIMVDVVLGFVERQLDPARRIK; encoded by the coding sequence ATGAATAATTTAAATGTTTTAGAACAATTTTTATACTACTTTTCTCAAAATGGGAGCTATATTTTAGCTCAATTCTGGCGTCATTTTCTTATTTCTCTGTATGGTGTAGTATTCGCCGCAATAATCGGTGTCCCAATAGGTATTATTCTTTCGCATAAGAAAAATTTAGCGAAATGGGTCATAGGAATAGCCAATGTGATTCAAACAGTTCCTTCTTTAGCAATGTTATCAATAATTATGTTGGGGTTAGGACTGGGAGTAAATACAGTGATTGTTACAGTATTTTTATACTCTTTGTTACCTATCATTTCCAATACTTATACGGGTATGAGGCAAGTTGATAGCAATATATTAGATGTGGGAAAAGGGATGGGAATGACACGTTTACAATTACTTATACAAGTTGAATTACCTTTGTCAATATCGGTGATTATGGCAGGTATACGTAATGCTCTTGTGGTAGCAATAGGGATTACAGCCATTGGTTCTTTTGTAGGAGCTGGTGGACTTGGGGATATTATTACGCGCGGAACAAACGCTACGAATGGCACCGCTATTATTCTAGTAGGAGCATTGCCTACAGCGTTTATGGCAATTATGGTGGATGTTGTATTAGGATTTGTTGAACGACAACTAGATCCAGCTAGAAGAATAAAATAG
- a CDS encoding Cof-type HAD-IIB family hydrolase, whose translation MIPVKALVFFDLDGTLLNDQSQLTDEVIEALHRMPDNGVIPFIATGRTNTEIQEILEKTGIDSFITMNGQYASFKGKEILNHKIPNRYVKELEEKAKELQHQVAFYKHSGIILSENSDMANHHYEHLSQPVPPISTPTYTEDSYNMLLILGQGYDDVYQEAFPDLTFYRNTPYSIDVVSEGHCKGTGVEEILRHLNDNVTTFAFGDGPNDLELLRACDYKIAMGNAVEDLKRQADYITGDHNEHGIIEALNYYNLI comes from the coding sequence ATGATACCAGTAAAAGCACTCGTTTTTTTCGATTTAGACGGTACATTATTGAATGATCAATCACAATTAACCGATGAAGTAATTGAAGCACTCCATCGTATGCCCGATAACGGGGTCATACCGTTCATTGCCACCGGTCGAACAAATACTGAAATCCAAGAGATTTTAGAAAAAACTGGCATCGATTCATTTATTACTATGAATGGGCAATATGCCTCTTTTAAAGGAAAAGAAATACTTAATCACAAAATTCCTAATCGATACGTAAAAGAACTAGAAGAAAAAGCAAAAGAACTGCAACATCAAGTAGCCTTTTACAAGCATTCAGGTATTATTTTATCCGAAAACTCTGACATGGCTAACCATCATTATGAACATTTATCTCAACCCGTTCCACCAATTAGCACACCAACGTACACAGAAGATAGCTACAATATGTTACTTATTCTCGGACAAGGGTATGACGATGTCTATCAAGAAGCATTCCCTGATTTAACATTTTATCGTAACACACCTTATTCTATCGATGTTGTTTCTGAAGGACACTGCAAAGGAACTGGTGTAGAAGAAATATTGAGACATCTTAATGATAATGTCACCACCTTTGCATTTGGTGATGGGCCTAATGATTTGGAACTTCTTCGTGCCTGTGATTATAAAATCGCCATGGGTAATGCCGTTGAAGATTTAAAAAGACAAGCTGATTACATTACAGGCGATCACAATGAACATGGTATTATCGAAGCGCTTAACTACTACAACTTGATTTAA
- a CDS encoding response regulator transcription factor, whose amino-acid sequence MKILMIEDNESVSEMMKIFFMNENWEATFKFDGQEGLDAFLEEPNNWDMVTLDLNLPTLDGITVCQEIRKVSANVPIIILSARDTESDQVIGLELGADDYVTKPFSPLTLIARIKALYRRAERSDSPVEEKAVKEKKRYDVVTPHFKMDVNTREARFDGQLIEGLTPKEFDLLLTLAGKPRQVFSREQLLELVWDYQFYGDERTVDAHIKKLRQKIEVFGPKVIQTVWGIGYKFDDSGVPGE is encoded by the coding sequence ATGAAGATTTTAATGATTGAAGATAATGAATCTGTATCAGAAATGATGAAAATATTTTTTATGAATGAAAATTGGGAAGCAACGTTCAAATTTGATGGTCAAGAAGGATTAGATGCTTTTTTGGAAGAGCCTAATAATTGGGATATGGTAACATTAGATTTAAATTTACCTACGCTTGATGGGATAACCGTTTGTCAGGAGATTAGAAAAGTATCAGCAAATGTGCCAATTATTATTTTGTCTGCTAGAGATACTGAAAGTGATCAAGTCATTGGTTTAGAATTAGGCGCGGATGACTATGTCACGAAACCATTTAGTCCATTGACCTTAATTGCTCGTATTAAAGCGCTCTATCGTCGTGCAGAACGTAGTGATTCACCTGTGGAAGAAAAAGCAGTTAAAGAGAAAAAAAGATACGATGTTGTGACTCCCCACTTCAAAATGGATGTTAATACACGAGAGGCTCGTTTTGATGGGCAACTTATCGAAGGGCTAACACCAAAAGAATTTGATTTATTATTAACACTTGCTGGAAAACCAAGACAAGTCTTTTCAAGAGAACAGTTATTAGAGCTGGTGTGGGATTATCAATTTTATGGCGATGAACGAACAGTGGATGCTCATATTAAAAAATTACGTCAAAAGATCGAAGTGTTTGGTCCAAAGGTGATTCAAACCGTCTGGGGTATTGGTTATAAGTTTGACGATAGCGGAGTACCTGGTGAATGA
- a CDS encoding sensor histidine kinase, with translation MKYLLQQMLGFFIVILTVMIVVGISFKSLTRQTLVENYYDQMFSYARSVVTLTKNRDGKLIDNIKDADDFLKNQKVGIILFNQNKEVVYPEKIENAEILAHSLTEEELSELKNGQAISFSKKYRIHEQEKDFAVIVQPIFTEEIDNSFAGALVMYHSVSLIDANINALTKNLLMAFLLSSLLAIVFSFIFSQYQVNRINRIKNGTKKIANGELDVQIDVTFHKKFDELDELAISFNKMAKKLHESNLEIEHQEEQRRRFMADAAHEMRTPLTTINGLLEGVSHNMIPESQKEKTVELLRKETNRLIRLVNENLDFEKIRTNQIQMAFSRFNAAEVLNGIMTQLSQKASEFGNTIYLESDEIIPIDADYDRFIQIIFNITQNAIQFTQNGQITIKAVRKNSQTMIEIQDTGIGMTDEEVRNIWERYYKVDPSRKHTKYGESGLGLAIVQQLIRLHDGTVEVKSQKGEGTTFMLIFPDHLDKKE, from the coding sequence ATGAAATATTTACTACAACAGATGTTAGGCTTTTTTATTGTTATTTTAACCGTAATGATAGTGGTAGGTATATCATTTAAATCACTAACACGTCAAACACTGGTTGAAAACTATTATGATCAGATGTTTTCTTATGCCAGAAGTGTGGTAACCTTAACGAAAAATCGTGATGGAAAATTAATTGATAATATTAAAGATGCTGATGATTTTTTAAAAAATCAAAAGGTGGGCATTATTTTATTTAATCAAAATAAAGAAGTTGTTTATCCTGAAAAAATTGAAAATGCTGAAATTTTGGCACATTCTTTAACTGAAGAAGAGTTGAGTGAATTAAAAAATGGACAAGCAATATCTTTTAGTAAAAAATATCGTATACACGAGCAAGAAAAAGATTTTGCAGTGATTGTACAACCGATTTTTACAGAAGAAATCGACAACTCTTTTGCAGGGGCCTTAGTGATGTATCATTCAGTCAGTTTAATTGATGCTAATATCAATGCCTTGACGAAAAATTTATTAATGGCCTTCTTGCTATCTAGTTTATTAGCCATTGTTTTTAGTTTTATATTTTCACAATATCAAGTGAATCGTATTAATCGTATTAAAAATGGTACAAAAAAAATTGCTAACGGTGAATTAGATGTTCAAATTGATGTCACTTTCCATAAGAAATTTGATGAGTTAGATGAACTAGCCATTTCTTTTAATAAAATGGCTAAAAAATTACATGAATCTAATTTAGAAATTGAGCATCAGGAAGAACAGCGACGTCGATTTATGGCAGATGCTGCGCATGAGATGAGAACACCACTTACGACGATTAATGGTCTTCTTGAAGGGGTTTCACACAATATGATTCCGGAAAGTCAAAAAGAGAAAACGGTCGAATTGTTGCGTAAAGAAACCAATCGTTTAATTCGCTTAGTAAATGAAAATTTAGATTTTGAAAAAATAAGAACTAATCAGATTCAGATGGCTTTTTCACGATTTAACGCAGCAGAAGTATTAAACGGAATTATGACGCAATTATCTCAAAAGGCGTCCGAGTTTGGCAATACTATCTACTTAGAGTCTGATGAAATTATTCCTATTGATGCTGATTATGATCGTTTTATTCAAATTATTTTTAACATTACACAGAATGCTATTCAATTTACTCAAAACGGTCAGATTACGATAAAAGCAGTTCGTAAAAATAGTCAGACAATGATTGAAATTCAAGATACAGGTATTGGTATGACAGATGAAGAGGTTCGTAATATTTGGGAACGTTATTACAAAGTAGATCCTTCAAGAAAACATACTAAATATGGCGAATCAGGATTAGGATTAGCAATCGTACAACAGTTGATTCGCTTACATGATGGGACAGTTGAAGTTAAGAGTCAAAAAGGCGAAGGAACAACGTTTATGTTAATCTTTCCAGATCATTTAGATAAAAAAGAATAG
- a CDS encoding UPF0223 family protein has translation MAENYSYPMDMDWTHDEITKVIEMWALIEEVYEKGVEKERLMSVYEQFKSVVKSIGEERSLGKEYEELSGYSLYRVMQKARATDKGKVKM, from the coding sequence ATGGCAGAAAATTATAGTTACCCAATGGATATGGATTGGACACATGATGAAATAACTAAAGTCATAGAAATGTGGGCATTAATAGAAGAAGTTTATGAGAAAGGGGTCGAAAAAGAACGCCTTATGTCAGTCTATGAACAGTTCAAATCAGTTGTGAAAAGTATTGGTGAAGAACGCTCTTTAGGGAAAGAGTATGAAGAACTATCGGGTTATTCCCTATACCGTGTGATGCAAAAAGCCAGAGCTACTGACAAAGGGAAAGTCAAAATGTAA